In the genome of Longimicrobiales bacterium, one region contains:
- the trpB gene encoding tryptophan synthase subunit beta yields MTSETQPHTGRFGSFGGRYVPETLRTALDELVVAYAEASTDAAFQDQFHGLLAQFVGRPTPLYHATRLGDAIGHPSVYLKREDLNHTGAHKINNTLGQALLAMRMGKRRIIAETGAGQHGVATATACALFDLDCVVYMGEEDVERQALNVYRMELLGAEVRPVSSGTRTLKDATNEAIRDWVTHVETTHYIIGSVVGPDPFPRMVRDFQSIISVEARAQILKAEGRLPGAVVACVGGGSNAMGIFHAFIPDAEVELVGVEAAGSGIESGLHSASLSAGRPGVLHGSLSYLLQDSDGQVAPAHSISAGLDYPGVGPEHSHLKDSGRARYTAVTDDEALAAFHRLSELEGIIPALESAHAIAHVLAEGEAYRDGGPLVVCLSGRGDKDVAHVARVEGRGSLL; encoded by the coding sequence GTGACTTCAGAGACCCAGCCACACACTGGCCGTTTTGGCTCGTTCGGTGGCCGGTACGTGCCTGAGACTCTTAGGACGGCACTGGATGAACTCGTGGTGGCGTATGCCGAGGCTTCAACAGACGCGGCGTTCCAGGACCAGTTCCACGGATTGCTCGCGCAGTTCGTTGGTCGGCCGACGCCCCTCTACCATGCCACCCGACTCGGTGATGCCATCGGGCATCCTTCTGTTTATCTCAAGCGCGAAGACCTGAACCATACGGGCGCCCACAAGATCAACAACACGCTCGGGCAGGCTCTTCTCGCGATGCGTATGGGGAAGCGCCGGATCATCGCGGAGACGGGGGCTGGGCAGCACGGTGTGGCTACCGCGACCGCCTGTGCCCTGTTCGACCTCGACTGCGTGGTCTACATGGGGGAGGAAGACGTTGAGCGCCAGGCACTCAATGTCTACCGGATGGAGCTGCTGGGGGCTGAGGTTCGGCCGGTATCGTCCGGCACTCGCACCCTGAAAGACGCTACGAACGAGGCCATCCGGGATTGGGTGACCCATGTGGAGACGACGCACTACATCATTGGTTCGGTCGTGGGGCCCGATCCGTTCCCTCGCATGGTCCGTGATTTCCAGTCGATCATCAGCGTCGAGGCTCGGGCTCAGATTCTAAAGGCTGAAGGTCGGCTTCCGGGTGCGGTTGTCGCATGTGTGGGCGGAGGCTCGAACGCGATGGGCATATTCCACGCTTTCATCCCGGATGCTGAAGTAGAATTGGTTGGCGTGGAGGCCGCGGGATCCGGGATCGAATCTGGCCTGCACTCGGCCTCGTTGAGTGCGGGGAGGCCCGGTGTTTTGCACGGTTCCCTGAGCTATCTTCTCCAGGATTCGGACGGACAGGTGGCGCCGGCGCATTCGATTTCTGCCGGCCTCGATTACCCCGGCGTTGGGCCCGAACATTCACATCTGAAGGATTCGGGTCGGGCGCGTTACACTGCAGTCACTGATGACGAGGCTTTGGCGGCATTCCACCGATTGTCGGAATTGGAGGGGATCATACCGGCTTTGGAATCCGCCCACGCAATAGCTCACGTCCTCGCAGAGGGGGAGGCCTATCGCGACGGTGGTCCCCTCGTAGTATGCCTGTCTGGTCGTGGCGACAAAGACGTTGCACATGTCGCCCGCGTTGAGGGACGCGGGTCACTTCTCTAA
- a CDS encoding phosphoribosylanthranilate isomerase, producing MSGHPPMVKICGLQRAQDAALADELGTDYLGVILSPGFSRSVSGPVAAQILSGTSARRVAVVVDESAEDALALAESIEADVLQLHGTESPEMLTDLAARWSGLIWKAVRAGALADLQDVVSTHKDVVDGFLVEGWKDGVVGGGGVQLTLLPAEVRRMLPNHNRFVLAGGLNPDNVAEAAARFLPNVVDVSSGVEVEPGAKDPECLRRFFDEARKISSFEEHP from the coding sequence ATGTCCGGCCACCCCCCAATGGTAAAAATCTGCGGCCTTCAGAGAGCGCAAGACGCAGCCCTCGCCGACGAACTCGGCACAGATTACCTCGGCGTCATTCTTTCACCGGGATTCAGCCGGAGCGTTTCCGGCCCCGTTGCTGCCCAGATCCTTTCGGGTACGTCCGCCCGCAGGGTGGCAGTGGTCGTTGACGAAAGCGCCGAAGATGCACTCGCGTTGGCCGAATCGATCGAAGCCGATGTCCTTCAGCTCCATGGTACAGAGTCTCCGGAGATGCTTACTGATTTGGCGGCGCGATGGAGTGGACTCATTTGGAAGGCGGTGCGTGCAGGGGCCTTGGCCGATCTCCAAGACGTAGTGTCCACACATAAAGATGTAGTGGATGGATTTCTCGTGGAAGGTTGGAAGGACGGCGTCGTTGGTGGGGGTGGGGTGCAATTGACGCTGCTCCCGGCGGAGGTGAGGCGCATGCTGCCGAACCACAATAGGTTTGTCCTAGCAGGGGGCCTGAACCCGGACAACGTGGCGGAAGCTGCCGCACGCTTTCTGCCCAACGTCGTAGATGTGTCCTCGGGTGTCGAAGTCGAGCCCGGGGCGAAAGACCCCGAGTGCCTGAGGCGTTTCTTCGACGAGGCTCGCAAGATCTCGTCCTTCGAGGAGCATCCATAG
- the trpC gene encoding indole-3-glycerol phosphate synthase TrpC has translation MPETQVSEALPGVLASIVETKHEELTTLLLRREELEASLADAPRIRGFAEALSVPHHVSLIAECKRRSPGAGEIRPDLDPVSLTRSYEDAGAAALSVLTDRQYFGGSNADLETIREGTSIPILRKDFTLDPLHVVEARTIGADAVLLIVRILTDSSLRSLFDEATGLGMDVLVETHDERELDRAMALGAKIVGINNRDLATFTTDLRTTTRLLEQLPRDVVVVSESGIKSLRDVERLGAEGVDAILVGETLLKAEDPSEEAARLSRVSRVDR, from the coding sequence TTGCCCGAAACGCAAGTATCTGAAGCGCTTCCTGGGGTTCTGGCCTCGATCGTGGAGACCAAACACGAGGAACTCACCACACTTTTGCTGAGGAGAGAGGAACTCGAAGCCTCCCTAGCGGATGCTCCGCGCATCCGTGGCTTCGCAGAAGCTCTTTCCGTGCCGCATCACGTGTCACTGATTGCCGAGTGCAAACGCCGATCACCAGGAGCGGGGGAGATCCGACCCGATCTCGACCCTGTGTCGCTCACGCGTTCGTACGAGGACGCGGGCGCGGCTGCCCTGAGCGTTCTGACCGATCGTCAGTACTTCGGTGGATCGAACGCTGACCTCGAGACCATCCGCGAAGGGACGAGCATTCCCATTCTGCGGAAGGACTTCACTCTCGATCCGCTCCACGTGGTCGAGGCGCGCACAATCGGTGCGGATGCGGTTCTCCTCATCGTCAGAATTCTGACGGACAGCTCGCTGCGAAGCCTGTTCGACGAGGCCACGGGGCTCGGGATGGACGTTCTTGTGGAGACGCACGACGAGAGAGAGCTCGACCGCGCGATGGCCTTGGGAGCGAAGATCGTTGGAATCAACAACCGGGACTTGGCAACCTTCACCACGGACCTCCGCACGACGACTCGCCTGCTAGAACAGCTCCCTAGAGATGTCGTGGTGGTGTCGGAGAGTGGGATCAAGTCCCTACGAGACGTTGAGCGACTCGGAGCGGAAGGGGTCGATGCGATCCTAGTTGGTGAAACACTCCTGAAAGCGGAGGATCCGTCTGAGGAAGCCGCGCGTCTGTCCCGCGTGTCACGAGTGGATCGTTAG
- the lexA gene encoding transcriptional repressor LexA, translated as MPLTKRQKEILDYISSFIADQGYAPSFEEIAESFGYSSLATVHEHLTNLERKGYIRKSYNESRSIELVNPGQGHPSIELPLLGAVAAGLPIEAIEETETLAVPPDMVRRQRDNYVLRVEGNSMIEEQIRDGDYIVVQAQESAEDGQMVVALVGGDSATVKKLYREPGGMIRLQPANPTMEPIMADARDVRIQGIVVGVIRKY; from the coding sequence ATGCCGCTGACCAAGCGCCAAAAGGAAATTCTAGACTACATCAGTTCTTTCATCGCAGATCAGGGTTATGCCCCGAGCTTCGAAGAAATCGCGGAGTCCTTCGGGTACTCGTCGCTCGCTACCGTGCATGAGCACCTGACCAATCTGGAGCGCAAGGGCTACATAAGGAAGTCTTACAACGAGTCCCGCTCCATCGAACTGGTGAACCCCGGTCAGGGTCACCCATCCATCGAACTGCCCCTTTTGGGCGCGGTGGCCGCCGGTCTCCCGATCGAAGCGATCGAGGAGACAGAGACATTAGCAGTGCCCCCGGACATGGTGCGTCGGCAGAGGGACAACTACGTCCTGCGCGTCGAAGGGAACTCGATGATCGAGGAGCAGATCCGGGATGGTGATTACATCGTGGTTCAGGCTCAGGAGTCGGCCGAAGACGGGCAGATGGTCGTCGCGTTAGTCGGGGGCGATTCCGCGACAGTGAAGAAGCTCTACCGCGAACCGGGGGGAATGATCAGGCTTCAGCCTGCCAATCCTACTATGGAGCCGATCATGGCAGACGCTCGAGACGTCCGCATTCAGGGCATCGTCGTCGGAGTCATTCGGAAGTACTAG
- the trpD gene encoding anthranilate phosphoribosyltransferase, with amino-acid sequence MSDRTVDVKLTDLIGAVVDGKDLSAKEAEGAIDLFMAGAASEVEMAGLLVGLRAKGLTPVEVAGGVRALRKAMVPVHSSDPTVLVDTAGTGGGGVTTFNISTAAAIVAAGAGVQIAKHGNRSFTSRSGSADVLEALGVKIDLSATRMGEVLGEAGIVFMFAPLLHPAMRHVGPVRRGLGITTMMNILGPLTNPAGARRQVIGVADPALIDLIAASLRELGHTRGMVVHGAPCMDEISPSGPTEVAQVVNGEIVRYTVTPEELGLESASIESLAGGEPAENAEVMLRVLAGAPGGARTAVLVNAAAALWVGEATETLASGVAMAASAVDSGAAQDALNRLRDATNRV; translated from the coding sequence TTGTCTGACCGTACGGTGGATGTGAAGCTCACAGATCTGATCGGCGCAGTGGTCGACGGCAAAGATCTCTCGGCCAAAGAGGCCGAGGGAGCGATCGATCTGTTCATGGCCGGAGCGGCCTCCGAGGTCGAGATGGCGGGTCTTCTCGTCGGGCTTCGAGCGAAGGGGTTAACCCCGGTCGAAGTCGCAGGTGGCGTGAGGGCTCTACGGAAGGCCATGGTGCCGGTTCATTCTTCCGACCCCACTGTTCTGGTTGATACGGCTGGAACAGGCGGTGGCGGGGTGACAACGTTCAACATCTCCACGGCCGCTGCGATTGTCGCGGCTGGGGCCGGAGTTCAGATCGCAAAGCACGGGAATCGGTCGTTCACGTCGAGGAGTGGGAGCGCCGATGTTCTCGAGGCGCTCGGTGTGAAGATCGACCTTTCCGCCACGCGAATGGGCGAGGTCCTTGGCGAGGCCGGGATCGTGTTCATGTTCGCACCCTTGTTGCATCCGGCCATGCGCCATGTGGGGCCCGTCCGTAGAGGTCTCGGCATCACGACCATGATGAACATTCTGGGCCCGCTTACGAATCCGGCCGGCGCGCGTCGTCAGGTCATTGGTGTGGCCGATCCCGCGTTGATCGACCTTATTGCCGCCTCTCTACGGGAACTCGGACACACACGGGGCATGGTCGTGCACGGTGCCCCGTGTATGGATGAAATCAGCCCGTCAGGTCCGACCGAGGTGGCGCAGGTCGTGAACGGTGAGATCGTTCGATACACGGTGACCCCTGAAGAACTGGGCTTAGAGTCCGCGTCGATCGAGTCGTTGGCCGGCGGAGAACCAGCCGAAAACGCTGAGGTGATGCTGCGCGTCTTGGCCGGTGCACCGGGTGGCGCTCGCACAGCGGTGCTCGTGAACGCCGCTGCGGCCCTCTGGGTGGGGGAGGCGACGGAAACGCTTGCATCAGGCGTCGCCATGGCGGCATCTGCCGTCGATAGTGGAGCCGCTCAAGATGCGCTCAATCGACTCCGAGATGCGACGAATCGAGTCTGA
- the truA gene encoding tRNA pseudouridine(38-40) synthase TruA, whose product MEAPETIRMMLTLHYDGSEFHGWQLQPDQRTVQGELQAVLSRLADSPRTVLGSGRTDTGVHAVGQVASVDMPSKWTSAQLLRSLNATLPVDIWIDSVQRASSDFHPRYDAVARSYTYRVGIPRVTASPFHRGSCWALGEDLNLEILNAAAARFVGAHSFEAFAKAGQPERGYDCVIADATWTPWEFGVEFNVTADRYLHHMVRYIVGTSVDIARGRRPVQDIDLLLAGDSALTTSPPAPAEGLFLARVEYPSHVILADPTPDSTQRSTATA is encoded by the coding sequence GTGGAAGCCCCCGAAACGATCCGAATGATGCTGACCCTCCACTACGACGGGTCCGAATTCCATGGATGGCAACTCCAGCCAGATCAGCGGACCGTTCAGGGCGAGCTCCAGGCGGTGCTCAGCCGGCTCGCTGATTCGCCCCGAACCGTACTCGGTTCGGGCCGTACGGATACGGGAGTCCATGCCGTGGGCCAGGTGGCGTCGGTGGACATGCCTTCAAAGTGGACGTCGGCACAACTCCTTCGGTCACTGAACGCCACGTTGCCCGTCGACATCTGGATCGACTCGGTCCAGCGCGCCTCGTCTGACTTTCACCCTCGCTACGATGCCGTAGCTCGGAGCTACACGTACCGAGTGGGAATCCCGCGGGTCACCGCCTCACCGTTCCATCGCGGATCATGCTGGGCACTGGGTGAAGACCTAAATTTAGAGATTCTGAACGCCGCGGCGGCTCGATTCGTGGGCGCCCACTCATTCGAGGCCTTCGCCAAAGCGGGGCAGCCGGAGCGTGGATATGACTGCGTGATCGCGGACGCCACATGGACGCCATGGGAGTTCGGAGTCGAATTCAACGTGACGGCAGACCGATATCTCCATCACATGGTGCGCTACATCGTTGGCACCTCGGTCGACATCGCTCGTGGGCGGCGGCCTGTCCAGGACATCGATCTCTTATTGGCGGGTGACTCCGCATTGACGACTTCACCCCCTGCTCCGGCGGAGGGCCTCTTTCTCGCCCGTGTGGAGTACCCTTCGCACGTCATACTCGCTGACCCTACGCCTGACTCAACACAACGGAGCACTGCCACCGCATGA
- the fsa gene encoding fructose-6-phosphate aldolase — MKIFLDTADLDEIRRAADAGLIDGITTNPSLIAKVAGDRDPKEIYREICDIVDGPISLEVVGLDRDTMVAEGRKLAAIHENAVVKLPLTEDGLKACRDLVAEGFKTNVTLCFSVSQALLAAKAGATYVSPFVGRIDDISGEGMDLIHQMRQVFDNYGFETQILVASIRHPGHVIESMMMGADCCTIPPKVLWQLSKHPLTDKGLDGFMADWAKLGADL; from the coding sequence ATGAAGATCTTTCTTGATACCGCGGACCTCGACGAGATCCGTCGCGCCGCCGACGCCGGCCTGATCGACGGCATCACTACGAATCCGTCGCTGATCGCCAAAGTCGCCGGGGATCGAGATCCTAAGGAGATCTACCGCGAGATCTGCGATATCGTGGACGGCCCGATTTCGCTCGAGGTCGTTGGGCTCGACCGAGACACGATGGTCGCGGAAGGACGGAAACTTGCGGCCATCCATGAGAACGCCGTCGTAAAGCTCCCACTGACAGAAGACGGCTTGAAAGCCTGCCGCGATCTAGTCGCCGAGGGCTTCAAGACGAACGTGACGCTGTGCTTCTCCGTCTCCCAAGCGCTGCTGGCAGCCAAAGCGGGCGCGACCTACGTCTCACCGTTCGTGGGGCGCATCGACGATATCTCAGGAGAAGGCATGGATCTGATCCACCAGATGCGTCAGGTGTTCGACAACTACGGATTCGAGACCCAAATTTTGGTCGCTTCGATTCGCCATCCTGGCCACGTGATCGAGTCGATGATGATGGGCGCCGACTGCTGCACGATTCCGCCGAAGGTGCTTTGGCAGCTCAGCAAACACCCGCTCACCGACAAGGGGCTCGATGGATTCATGGCTGATTGGGCGAAGCTGGGTGCAGATCTCTAG
- a CDS encoding trypsin-like peptidase domain-containing protein, whose protein sequence is MTGKLKTFWKACVLVALAASSACTADAAEARQADGGPIVEEPLARQASPEPAPHTQESSVVTSGQVDQSRRTAIVRAANRVAPAVVNIAVIRTRQVQARSMYESFFMPRGGTRQSAGFGSGVVVRSDGIVLTNDHVIQDADQIRVTLPDGRDFDAELVGTDPLADIAVLRISGPDLPVAPVGTVQGLMIGEWALAIGNPLGNYVADTEPTVTAGVISAMNRNITPSADGQGIYLGMIQTDASINPGNSGGALVNAAGEVIGINASIISRSGGSEGLGFAIPIDRALRIADDLVRTGEVRRAWVGLDVEPVEADAWGRTRGVRIARVADSSPGDLAALEPGDRLLSANGRSLAGTLDFEGILLDLRAEDALVLEVQGRSRPVTLDAVSFPSETAERVIVLRDLQLITVTPQVRAERQIASEAGALVTAVSDELSRSLGLAPGDVILRILRTPVRTAEDVVNIFEALRGTGRVPLYFERNGAQYVREFNWRR, encoded by the coding sequence ATGACTGGGAAGCTGAAGACATTTTGGAAGGCCTGTGTGTTGGTCGCGCTCGCGGCGAGCAGCGCGTGCACGGCAGACGCGGCGGAGGCACGGCAGGCGGACGGGGGTCCGATCGTTGAGGAGCCCCTCGCCCGCCAGGCCTCGCCGGAGCCGGCCCCACACACACAAGAATCGAGCGTGGTCACATCAGGCCAGGTCGACCAAAGCCGCCGCACCGCGATCGTGCGTGCGGCGAATCGGGTCGCCCCCGCGGTGGTCAATATCGCCGTGATCCGGACCCGCCAGGTCCAGGCTCGATCCATGTACGAAAGCTTTTTCATGCCCCGAGGGGGCACACGGCAGAGCGCCGGCTTTGGATCCGGGGTGGTCGTCCGGAGCGACGGGATTGTGCTGACGAACGATCATGTGATCCAAGATGCAGATCAAATCCGCGTCACACTGCCGGACGGACGCGACTTTGACGCGGAACTCGTTGGGACGGACCCTCTCGCCGATATCGCGGTCCTGCGCATCAGTGGGCCAGACCTACCCGTGGCACCAGTCGGTACCGTGCAGGGCCTGATGATCGGCGAATGGGCACTCGCGATCGGCAATCCCTTGGGCAACTACGTGGCGGACACTGAACCAACCGTCACGGCTGGCGTAATCTCGGCGATGAATCGGAACATCACACCGTCCGCGGATGGACAAGGAATCTACCTTGGGATGATCCAGACCGATGCGTCCATCAATCCCGGAAACTCGGGCGGTGCCCTGGTCAATGCGGCGGGCGAGGTCATCGGGATCAATGCCTCCATTATTTCTCGGAGTGGAGGAAGCGAGGGCCTCGGCTTTGCGATCCCCATCGACCGAGCCCTGCGCATCGCGGACGACCTGGTGCGGACCGGAGAGGTACGTCGCGCGTGGGTCGGCCTAGATGTCGAACCCGTTGAAGCTGACGCATGGGGGAGGACACGGGGAGTACGGATCGCGCGGGTGGCGGATAGCTCGCCCGGAGATCTCGCTGCTCTTGAGCCGGGTGACCGCCTCCTTTCTGCGAACGGCCGGTCTCTGGCGGGGACGCTGGACTTCGAGGGAATCCTCCTCGACCTCCGGGCTGAAGACGCGTTAGTGCTCGAAGTTCAAGGCCGATCGCGCCCAGTTACGCTCGACGCGGTCTCCTTCCCGTCCGAGACGGCTGAGAGGGTGATCGTTCTTCGGGATCTGCAGCTGATTACGGTGACTCCGCAGGTTCGGGCAGAACGCCAGATCGCGAGCGAGGCAGGAGCTCTGGTGACCGCTGTGTCGGACGAACTCTCGCGCTCACTCGGCCTCGCCCCCGGAGACGTTATTCTCAGGATCCTCCGTACGCCCGTCAGGACGGCGGAAGACGTGGTGAACATCTTTGAGGCACTCCGCGGGACCGGACGAGTCCCGCTCTACTTCGAACGCAATGGCGCCCAATACGTGCGCGAATTCAACTGGAGACGGTGA
- the purB gene encoding adenylosuccinate lyase, with translation MTAPDRYTHPLSERYASREMQQVFSPANRYGTWRRLWLALAESEAELGLDISESALAQMRATLDTIDLDRAAEYEKRFRHDVMAHVHLYGDDAPDARGIIHLGATSAFIGDNTDLILHRQALQLVRARLVRCVDALSQFAEKYASLATLGFTHFQPAQPTTVGKRATLWIQDLLLDIEEIDHRLSSLRFRGVRGTTGTQASFLELFSRDHDKVDTLDLAVGQRMGFEATYPVSGQTYPRKVDYAIQASLAGAAASLSKMGHDWRLLAHLREVEEPFESEQIGSSAMPYKRNPMRAERICALTRHVIVLSQDPAFTAATQWLERTLDDSANRRVSVPDAFLALDGSLVLAENVAKGLIVNPQVVRRNLAEHLPFMATETILMHAVSRGGDRQNLHEKIRVHSMAAAGRMKEEGADADLLDRIAADEAFGLTSKELDDLVDPIRFVGRAPQQVTHFLEASVRPVLERLRGEADHLNDPEIHV, from the coding sequence TTGACCGCACCTGATCGATACACCCACCCACTCTCGGAGCGTTATGCGTCCCGAGAGATGCAGCAGGTCTTCTCGCCAGCCAACCGCTACGGAACTTGGCGCCGCCTATGGCTGGCCCTCGCAGAGTCCGAAGCCGAACTCGGACTCGACATTTCCGAGTCCGCGCTCGCTCAGATGCGGGCGACGCTGGATACGATCGACCTGGACCGGGCCGCGGAATACGAGAAACGCTTCCGGCACGACGTCATGGCCCACGTCCACCTGTACGGCGACGACGCTCCGGACGCTCGAGGTATTATTCACCTGGGTGCAACCAGTGCGTTCATCGGTGACAACACTGACCTGATCCTGCACCGCCAGGCACTCCAGCTCGTACGGGCACGACTGGTGCGCTGTGTGGACGCACTTTCTCAATTCGCGGAGAAGTACGCATCCCTCGCCACCTTGGGCTTCACGCATTTCCAACCGGCCCAGCCGACTACGGTCGGCAAGCGTGCCACGCTTTGGATTCAAGACCTGCTGCTCGACATCGAGGAGATCGACCACCGGCTCTCGAGCCTTCGTTTCCGTGGTGTCAGAGGGACGACAGGTACTCAGGCCTCGTTCCTGGAACTGTTCAGCCGTGACCACGACAAGGTCGACACGCTCGACCTGGCGGTCGGTCAGCGCATGGGGTTTGAGGCCACGTACCCGGTGAGCGGTCAGACCTACCCCAGAAAAGTGGACTATGCGATCCAAGCTTCGCTCGCCGGTGCGGCTGCATCTCTTTCTAAGATGGGTCATGATTGGCGACTGCTCGCCCACCTACGTGAGGTCGAGGAGCCGTTTGAGTCGGAGCAAATCGGTTCATCCGCCATGCCCTACAAGCGGAATCCTATGCGCGCCGAGAGGATCTGCGCGCTCACGCGACATGTGATCGTCCTTTCCCAAGATCCGGCATTCACAGCAGCCACTCAGTGGTTGGAGCGTACCCTGGACGATTCGGCCAACCGGCGCGTCTCCGTGCCGGATGCCTTCTTGGCGCTGGACGGCTCGCTCGTCCTCGCGGAGAACGTGGCCAAGGGACTCATCGTGAATCCTCAGGTCGTCCGTAGGAATCTCGCGGAGCACCTTCCCTTCATGGCCACGGAGACGATCTTGATGCACGCCGTGTCGCGGGGTGGCGATCGCCAGAATCTGCACGAGAAGATTCGGGTGCATTCCATGGCCGCTGCGGGACGCATGAAAGAAGAGGGTGCCGACGCCGATCTTCTTGATCGGATCGCTGCAGATGAGGCATTCGGACTCACTTCAAAAGAGCTCGACGACCTGGTAGATCCCATACGGTTTGTGGGTCGGGCACCTCAACAAGTGACACATTTCTTGGAAGCTTCCGTCCGCCCGGTGCTCGAACGACTCCGGGGTGAAGCAGACCATTTGAACGACCCGGAGATCCATGTCTGA
- a CDS encoding phosphoribosylaminoimidazolesuccinocarboxamide synthase codes for MSDDSPVLESKLDLRLIHQGKVRDVYEVDDRTLLMVASDRISAFDVILPQPIPHKGEVLTQVTAWWMDQLGDRIPHHLIAVDPDVIIERHPELAASRAQWERRAMLVKRTRPVLVECVVRGYITGSAWKEYNEHGTLANEPLSPGLQESEKLVPPIFSPATKAEKGAHDENITFGQTIEVLGEELSHRLRDLSFEIYAYGRDVAETCNIILADTKFEFGHDADGELLLIDEVLTPDSSRFWPKESYGVGRGQPSLDKQPVRDWLETLKGWDKNPPGPDLPDEVVRAVSDRYQDVFRRLTGIELADYRPPHFEAGQ; via the coding sequence ATGTCTGACGATAGCCCTGTTCTCGAATCGAAGCTCGACCTGCGCCTCATTCATCAAGGCAAGGTCCGCGACGTCTACGAAGTCGATGACCGCACGCTGCTCATGGTCGCCAGTGACCGAATCAGCGCCTTCGACGTCATCCTGCCCCAGCCAATTCCTCATAAGGGAGAAGTGCTCACTCAGGTGACGGCTTGGTGGATGGACCAACTTGGAGATCGTATACCACACCATCTCATCGCGGTCGATCCCGACGTGATCATCGAACGCCACCCGGAACTGGCCGCCTCGCGTGCCCAGTGGGAACGTCGGGCAATGCTCGTTAAGCGAACCCGGCCCGTTTTGGTTGAGTGTGTGGTGCGTGGCTACATCACTGGCTCGGCGTGGAAGGAGTACAACGAGCACGGTACGCTCGCGAACGAACCCCTCAGCCCGGGCCTCCAAGAGTCGGAAAAATTGGTTCCTCCCATTTTCTCACCCGCCACGAAGGCCGAGAAGGGAGCACACGATGAGAACATCACCTTCGGCCAGACCATCGAGGTCCTCGGAGAGGAACTGTCACACCGCCTTCGTGACCTTTCATTCGAGATCTATGCCTACGGACGGGACGTCGCGGAGACGTGCAATATCATCCTGGCAGACACCAAGTTCGAGTTCGGTCACGACGCGGACGGAGAACTCCTACTGATTGATGAGGTCCTTACGCCTGACTCGTCCCGCTTCTGGCCCAAAGAGAGCTACGGGGTTGGGCGTGGCCAGCCGTCGTTGGACAAACAACCGGTGCGTGATTGGCTCGAAACGCTCAAGGGATGGGACAAGAACCCTCCTGGCCCGGACCTCCCGGATGAGGTCGTGCGGGCAGTCAGTGACCGCTATCAGGACGTCTTCCGCCGTTTGACCGGCATCGAGCTCGCCGACTACCGCCCGCCGCACTTCGAGGCAGGTCAGTGA
- a CDS encoding phosphatidylserine decarboxylase family protein, which yields MSFAREGYPFIGIGVLLAGAGWVAVWGGIGGNWVRLLAITLTLLTLFTVWFFRDPEPGTPTEPGLVIAPGNGKIISITEEDEPTYMGGKARRITIFLSVFDVHVQRSPVSGTVEHRVYKPGKYLVAWAEKASSDNEQASLGIRTPSGPVLVRQIAGLIARRIVTDHAVGDEVLRGHRIGIIRFGSRVDLFIPLDWEVVSSVGDRVRVGSTVLARHPVDTDA from the coding sequence GTGAGTTTCGCCCGCGAAGGGTACCCATTCATAGGCATTGGGGTGCTCCTGGCGGGCGCTGGCTGGGTCGCTGTTTGGGGTGGCATAGGCGGTAATTGGGTTCGCCTACTCGCCATCACGCTGACCCTACTCACACTCTTTACGGTGTGGTTCTTCCGCGACCCGGAGCCTGGTACGCCGACTGAACCGGGGCTCGTCATCGCACCCGGCAACGGGAAGATCATCAGCATTACGGAAGAAGATGAACCTACCTACATGGGCGGCAAAGCCCGCCGCATAACGATTTTTCTGAGTGTCTTCGACGTTCACGTCCAGCGCTCACCTGTGAGCGGAACCGTTGAGCACCGCGTCTACAAGCCGGGCAAATACCTCGTCGCCTGGGCAGAGAAGGCATCTTCTGACAACGAACAGGCGTCTCTAGGTATTCGGACCCCTTCAGGTCCGGTACTCGTGCGACAGATCGCAGGCCTCATCGCGAGACGTATTGTGACGGACCACGCCGTGGGAGACGAAGTGTTGCGGGGGCACAGGATCGGTATAATCCGGTTCGGCTCACGGGTCGACCTGTTCATCCCCTTGGATTGGGAGGTAGTCAGTTCCGTCGGGGACCGCGTTCGGGTAGGTTCGACGGTGCTCGCCCGCCACCCGGTAGACACTGACGCATGA